The Musa acuminata AAA Group cultivar baxijiao chromosome BXJ2-5, Cavendish_Baxijiao_AAA, whole genome shotgun sequence genomic interval TTAGATACTCATcattttctatgcatgctttcttAAGAATTTCATTGTGTGCAATACTTTGGGACTACAAAATACTAAAATAATTTCCTCTTCTGGCTGACAGATCAATTTTGCCCTCCGAAACTTTTGCACCAAGTCTGCTAATGGTATCTCTGCACAGATTCTGCACCCTTTAAAAGGTGAAGGGCCtttaaagggggggggggggggggggggccgtCGGGCCTTTTTCTGCTGGGACACAAGTAATAGGGCATTAACGAAGAATATTGAGCAGGAGTCAGGAGCCATATATTTTCTACAAGTAATGCGGTTTGCATCAACTGCTGGACCGTGTATAAAGTAGTTTCCAGGCGCGTTGTCCACAAGCAGCGCCAGCTCTATTCTTTTTATTGAGGGTAAGACATTCTAAGGATCCATATATCTGACATGTATTAATGCTAACATGACCAAATTCCTTCTGTACATGTCAATTTCTTATTTCTCGATGAATTAGATATGACAGCATTTCCTGCCGGTGTCAGATGCattagttttcttttttctttttttattaactaAGATTTAGTTTTCCAGTCAAATATGAGAGTTAACGAGTTTGTTTGATTCTCTTTATTTTGACTGAAGACTATCCTAAGCTTTAGAAGATCGTTCTCAAATTATGTATTCTGTTATTCGTTTAATTCAAgttatttatatttattcttttttgttgACAATGGAAAGCAGATAAAATCTTGAAGCTGAAAAGCTCATGGGATCCAAAGCCCAATCAATCCCGCTTTTCGTATGTAAGAACTTTTATGCTGATTCATTGATTCTGCCTCTTGCTGGGATCTTTTTGAACTCTATTGAGGATGAGATCGACAGTTAGTATGAAGACTAACTGTCGAGACAAGAAACTGTGTCGACACATCTTTGAATGTGGTGTTTTTCCTTACAAATTTACTATGCATCGATGGGTGGTGAGGGGCTTAAtatgatttttcattttttttgttcttacaGTCATATATTTTTGTCCTTAATTCATTGTTTTATGATTCCTAGGGAGGaggttcatgaaaataaaaaaatctaataactatTAAAAGTAATTTAATTAATGTTTTTTGGGCTCTTAAATGtccaattgataaattaatttcttataacgcACTTTATTTAAAATAGGGGTTCTATTAAATTTCAAATATTCGGTAGAGATTTTCTTTATCACAgcggtttaaaaaaaatatgagaaaacgTCTGCTGACTTATTTGTCAaagaattcctttttgacttTAAACTGAGGAATATAAttcctttgcaaaaagaaaaatatatatcgaATTTGGTGTTTTTCCTTACAAATTCAATAAACTCTATCGACCGCTATTAGATACAGTTAATATTAGTTAGGTTtcgttaaaaatttataaaaatgaaatgtctaAAATCTCATAGAATTCTCAACAAATAGAATAAGGGCACTAATCATCTTATGTACCGGTGATTCcgtaaataataaaagaaaatataagcCTGCTCGCTTTCATTTCTACTTAACCAACAGGCGTTCCTTTTCGTCATCGGCTCTCTCCACCGTCCAAGTGTATGCTGAGATCGAACTATGCCGTACATCCGCATGGCCCGTGCTTGATCCAACGGCTACAATCCCTCGACCCTTTCTAAGTGATCCTGTACTAGTCAAAGTCCAAACCTGACTCGTCAAAGGAGAAGTCCACGGCCGGGCGGGGGGGCAGCGGGCAGCACGAGAAATAAGGACTTGCAGAAAAGTACGGAAGAGCAAAAGGGCAAAGAAGCGGAAGCagaagaaggaggagaagaagaagacatctaTCTTTTCCATCGCCTTCTGATCCCGAGGTACTATTTATCTTCTTGGCGACTCTCTTCTCCCCGTACTTGTGATCGACTTTGGGAACCCCAACCGCTCCGTGGTTGGTTGTTTCTAAGTATAAGCATCGTTCATGATGCTAAGCGAATCGATTGATTCCTCGATAAGTGTAATTGTTTTTGCTTGATTTTGTGGTTCCGGAACAGAGATCTCAAATTCTTGTCTGTTCGGACCAAGAATCCCTGTTCCACTTTTAATCAAAGCTGATAGTTTTCCATCAAGTACCATAGATTATTGCTTCGGAATACAATCTTCTTCAGTTGTTCACATGACTGAAGCTGAAGAGGGGTTAGTGGTCAAGTTCCTCAATCGTTGAGGTCAAAGACTCCTTCGATCGCCTAGCACCAATCCGACAACATAGATTATCTTTCGTATTACACGAACAACTCGTGGTAGTCTTCTTATTGGAGTTCAGGTGTACTTTTCTACATCGAGGACATAAAATCCGCTTTAGCAATTGGAACTCTATGATAAATTTTggtttttccctttcttttttgtttattttctggTCCATGTTGTTTCAGTATATCGAAAAGGTTTATGATGTACGCTTGATATCCTCTGCTTCTGAAACTCTTGACTTTGAGTTGAATGCTTTGTTCTTGAATTACAGGACTTCTGTTATACGAATCCTGTTTCTCATCCTGGGATGGGTGACAACCTCATGGATAAAGTCAGCGCCTTTGGCGAGCGTCTGAAGATTAGCGGGTCTGAGGTAAGCCGCAAGATGACGGCTGGCATGAGCTCTATGAGTTCTAAGATGAAGGACTTCTTCCAAGTTCAAAACCAAGTTGAGAAAATAGTCGAGGATGCCACCTCAGAAAACTTGGATGGTCCTAACTGGTCTGCCAACCTTGAGATCTGTGACATGATTAACAGTGAAAAGTTCCACAGCGTCGAATTCATCCGTGGCATCAAAAAGCGAATTATGTTGAAGAATCCCACTGTCCAATATCTTGCTTTAGTTCTCCTTGAGACCTGTGTGAAAAACTGTGAGAAGGCTTTTTCTGAGGTTGCTGCTGAGAGAGTCCTAGATGAGATGGTCAAGTTGATTGATGATCCACAGACTGTAGTGAATAATAGGAACAAGGCTCTTGTCATGATTGAAGCATGGGGGGAATCTGGAGAGGAACTCAGATACTTGCCAGTCTTTGAAGAAACCTACAAGGTTAGATTATTGATGTATTGCATCAGAAGTTGCACTTCTTTATTTCCATATATTGTGGATTTAATTCTTTAGCTGTTAGAACCTCACTCTTAATGGTAAGTATCTAGCAATAATTTAGCTTCGCTGGTAACTTGTAGCAGCAGTAGGCTTCATGCTGCTTAATGGTAAAAGGTATCTTTTCGCATCGGTTGGACAGCACTTACAACGGATGCTATCTATAGTTTAACCACAAACAGATCGAGAAAATTTATGGTTTCCTTGGTCATGGTCCAGCTTGCTTGTCCACTTAGCTTTGGACTAATTTGTGCCttgtaattaaattattattattataaaaagaataatcgaTATTTCAATTTTCGTCTTTGCTTCCATGTTTGATTATTACTCACACTCTTGTTCTAATGACATATATTGTACAATATTTATGTATATTCTACCTGATGAGCAGCTTTATCTTTTTCTTGTAGAGCCTAAAATCTCGATGTGTTCGCTTTCCTGGAAGAGATGTCGAAAGCTTAGCTCCGATATTTACTCCTCCACGTTCAGTTTCAGAGACAGAATCATATAACAGTGCTATTCAACAGCAAACATATAATGATTTTCATGTGCATAGTTTCACTGCTGAAGAAACAAAGGAAGCATTTGATGTGGCTCGCAACAGCATTGAACTTCTGTCCACCATTTTATCATCTTCGCCACATCAAGAAGCTTTACAGGTGATTAAAACCTTAATATCCATGCTTTCTTGTTTAAACTGTTGGACAGtggaatcagtagatatgtcctatattatttttcttttactttccACTGTTCCATCTAACTAGCAATACATCTTCTGGCACTGTGCTTTGTTTCAGCAAATAGCAAACTGCTATGCACATAGCTGTTACCAATACAAGTTGATTGATATAGCTCTTGTCTTAGACTCCTAGTTTATGTTTTGCAATTTATTTCTTCTCAATACTTTTGTTCTCTCTACATGATAAAGGCTCTATGAGTCTCCTTATATTCATATATGTTCTTTTGCACTGTCTTATGGTGCATTGTTGTACTTTTTGAAACATGATTTTGTTGAGTCCAATGGTGAACTTTCAACATTTCTAGCTCACCGTTTTACCATTGATTTGGAAGATCTGGTGAATTACATAAGAGTATTAAAATAATTAGCGAATAAAaactaatttgatttcatatgttTTTAATTAATTGCATGAGAACGGGGGGATAGCTTATGAGCATTTTGTTCTGTGAATATAGAACTGTGTAGATATTATTGAGCCTGTGTTTCTGCTATTCATCCCTTCTGCCATTGCCAGAGTATGAATTTGTGTGATCATATTGTTATTTTGTTTCTTGCTTTTTTTAACTACATGAAGAATATGGTTTTCTAGAATACTAAGGATAGACATACTACCTGTCCTAGTGTCCTTTGTGCAAGAGTTAAATAGTATTAGTATCCGGTCATCTTACGACTGAACATAACATTAGAGTTACTTTAATTAATGCCTGAATAGAATTTCTACAGATATGTTTGAACTGAGAGAAGTCAGTTCAAACACATCCTTTGAGCAGCTGGTGGCAAGTAAACCTGAATATGATTTTGCAGCTATATCCAAGGATTAATACATGACATGCCACTACTGAATCAGTTTCTGTCTAACACATCTTGTACATATTAGAGCCAACTAATGCAAGCATGGATTATGCCTTCCTTGTTGTTGGTTCCCTCCCTTTTCTTTACATTAGTCATGTTAGAACAAATGAGTTCATGCTAGGGGACATACTGCATTATCATTGCTTGGGCTTTCAAAAAGAATATGCAATCAAgaccttatttttttaataaaattgacATAAACTTGGATATGAACAGAAATAATTTGTTTTTCCTtatcttttcaaattttgattctTAAAATGCTAGAGCAATCCTGCATATAGGGATTTTAGTATATTTGTTACTAGAAGGGAGACTTACAGAAGAAGTTATCTAATAAAGAAAGGTCAACTGAACGCTATGCATTATTTTGATGAAGCTGGAGTTTTAGAAGTGGTAATGACGGTCAAAGTGTTATGGATAAGTTTTGTGATTCTACGCTACAACAGACTTCTCTTGTAATTCCTTTCGGTTGGCTGTTCAGAAATTATTGTCATAGTTACCTATACaggattaaaaataataatttacaaaTTCTGCTGCCTGTTGACATGTTGATACTTTTGTCTAGTCTCTGAATGTCATCATTCTTCGTCTGCTTTCAGGATGATTTGATGACTACCCTCTTTCAGCAATGCCAACGAAGTCAACGCACTGTCCAAAGAATTATAGAGACAGCAGGTGATAATGAGGCAGTGCTTTTCGAGGCCTTGAATGTAAATGATGAACTTCAGAAGATCCTCTCCAAGTATGAAGAGCTGCGGAAGCCTCCTGTTGTGAATTCTGAACCAGAGCCCGCAGTGATACCAGTTGCCGTGGAACCTGAGGAGTCTCCTCGAGCTACCAGAGAAGATGCCCTCATCAGAAAACCACCAGGTTCCGAAACAAGGtcaggtggagatgatggcatccTTGATGATCTTGATGAGATGATCTTCGGTAAAATAGGAGGGAGCACTTCTGAGGATCAAAATCCTGAAAAACAGCATAAGCAACAGAAGAGCAATCTAATCACCTTCTAGCTGGTATCATCGGAAATTCCATGCTTCACGAAGAATCTGTGATCTTATGCCTG includes:
- the LOC103983840 gene encoding TOM1-like protein 1, with amino-acid sequence MGDNLMDKVSAFGERLKISGSEVSRKMTAGMSSMSSKMKDFFQVQNQVEKIVEDATSENLDGPNWSANLEICDMINSEKFHSVEFIRGIKKRIMLKNPTVQYLALVLLETCVKNCEKAFSEVAAERVLDEMVKLIDDPQTVVNNRNKALVMIEAWGESGEELRYLPVFEETYKSLKSRCVRFPGRDVESLAPIFTPPRSVSETESYNSAIQQQTYNDFHVHSFTAEETKEAFDVARNSIELLSTILSSSPHQEALQDDLMTTLFQQCQRSQRTVQRIIETAGDNEAVLFEALNVNDELQKILSKYEELRKPPVVNSEPEPAVIPVAVEPEESPRATREDALIRKPPGSETRSGGDDGILDDLDEMIFGKIGGSTSEDQNPEKQHKQQKSNLITF